GGTCTGTGGGCCGTCTCTCTCTGGCTCCCGAGGGTCTGGACACTGGCAGGGCCACTAGCAGGCGGCCATCCCAGGACCCAGGCCAGAGGCTGAGGCCCAGCCGAGACCACGTGGTGGGCGGCCTTGCTCCTGCCGCAGCGCCCGGgctccccagccctccccagccaCCGGCATTCCGCTTCTCTCTGGGGAATCTGTGTCCATTCTGGCCTTTCCCTGTCCACTGACATCTAGAGTCCTAGACTAAAGCTTACCACTCCTGAAGTTGaattattaggaaaatgtaaaaaataacacATCTGGCAAAGACATTTTCTTGCCAAAGAGATCATGAAGCACCCACTGCCCACTCGTGAAGAGCACTTTTCAGGGAGAAACTGAGTCTGCCTCTGTCAGGACTGTGAACCTGGATGCCCCaggacagacaagggcctgtgggccctccacaccccctcccccacccaactCTGCTCTGCCTACTCTACTAGCTATAGGGGGTGGGGGAAGTAGCAAGTCTGGGCCAACTGTGGCAAAAGGAAGGGACCTTCTCTCATTCCAGTCTAGTCTCTGCATCTTCAATTCCACAAAATAATAGATTCTGATTttcaaaataggccaggcacagtggctcacgcctacaatcccagcactttgggaggccaaggtgggcggatcacaaggtcaggagttcaagaccagcctgaccaacatggagaaaccccatctctactaaaaatacaaaaattagctgggcatggtggtgcatgcctgtagtcccagctactcaggaggctgaggcaggagaatcgcttgaacccgagaggggaggttgcagtgagccgagatcatgccactgcactccagcctgggcgacagagcaagactccgtcttaacaataagtaaataaatgacacCTCCGACAAAGAGGGCTCCGAAGCTGTGTTCCTTCCTCTGCACTCTCTCTCCAGGGCAGGGTTTTCAAACTACTGGTCCAGATGCCCATCAACATCTGGAGTCCTGGGCTAAAGCTGGGCACCCCCAAACTTGCATTATTTTGTGCTTTGtccttttgttcatttatttagagcccgctcttgctctgttgcccaggctgcagtgcagtagcgtgatctcggctcactgcagcctcaacctactgggctcaagcaatgctcctgcctcagcctcccgaatagctgggaatacaggtgcacaccaccatgcccggctaatttttctattttctttgtagacatgggttctcactatgttgcccaggctgatctcaaactcctgggttcaagcaatcctcccacctcagcctcccaaagtgctgggatcacagggataCATACTCCCCCCACACTCGGCCTTGTGCTTTTTCTtagtcatatttatatttatctgaCAGGTCAGGAAGCCAGGTGCTTGTGTCACAGACCAGTGCTCAGAAATCATGGAAACAACAAACTGCCAGAGCTCTCCACCGCGTGACACAGCATCACAGGGTGACGTGCCTGCTGCAGACACCTGGTCCAGCGAGCCCAAGCCACCCTGTCCCGCACAACCCTGCACCACAGAAGCTGCACTGCCCAGAGGGACTCCCAGGTGCAGCCCTAGCGAAGCCTGCAGGGACGGCCTCACCTTCTGGTTGAAGGGCCACCGCAGCAGGGCGTCATTCGGGCCCTTCATCACCACAAAGAAGAGGGACAGGTGTGTTCCTCGCCCGGTGCCATCGCCGTTCAGGTAGATACGCAGACACATCTTGTAGCCGTACCTGCTGGTGTAGAaggctggggaggcaggaggggtGCCTGGTGAGCTGACACTCAGCAAGGGTGGGGCAAGGCTCTTCCTGCCTGGCTGCCCTCCCCCAGGGACAAAAACACCTACAAAGAAACATTCAGGTTCTGGGGTgcaaagaaaagtttttttttctcaaactatGCAGTTAGTTTCCaatgaaaacaaatttcattacaaaaaaaaaggtagtacttagaaaaagttttgttttgttttttttttttgagatggagtctcactcttgttgcccaggctgagtgcagtggtgcaatctcagctcactgcaacctccacctcctgggatcaagcgattctcctgcctcagcctcctgagtagctgagatgacagacgctcgacaccacacctggctaatttttgtatttttagtagagatggggtttcaccatgttggccaggatggtctcaaactcctgacctcaggcgatccacacGTGTTGGCCtcaccaagtgctgggattacaggtgtgagccactgtgcccggccagaaaaagCATTTCTAAGAATCCCAAATGTAACCCCCAAAACTTAAGAAGATGAGCAGAGCCACATGGTGAGATCCACTAAATGCAGTGGTTGGGACCTCGGCAGAGCCACAGAGGGAGCCCTGACCGGCCCAGGGCTTAGGGTGGGCCCCAAGCCTGCCTCAGAAGAGGCACTGGCTAGAGTGAACCCCGAAACAAGAAGAGTCGACTTCCTTCCCACCCAACAAGACACAGACGTGAGTGACAGCCAGAACCCGGCAGAGGCTGCTTTCCAAGTCACATGACAGAACACTGTGTGCAAAGGTCTGCACGCAGGGACCCCACTGTGGCAGCACCAGGACCACCCTTCCGTCCTCGTCCTCCACCGCGTGCCCCCAGGCCCATCCTCCCTGTCCTAGTCCTCTCCACCACGTGCCCCCAGGCCCATCCTCCCCATCCCCGTCCTCCACCGCATGCCCAGGCCCATCCTCCCCATCCGCGTCCTCCACCACGTGCCCCCAGGCCCATCCTCCCCGTCCCCGTCCTCCACCACATGCCCCCAGGCCCATCCTCCCCATCCTCCCCATCCCCGTCCTCCACCACGCCCCCAGGCCCATCCTCCCCATCCCCGTCCTCCACCGTGCCCCCAGGCCCATCCTCCCCATCCCCGTCCTCCACCGTGCCCCCAGGCCCATTCTGCCTGTCTTCAGCCTACACACGTGCCGCACACAAGCTGTGTTCACCAGCATTGCTTAAAGCAGATGTTCCACACAAACAGGTCCTCTTGCCTGAGTGCAGCTCCCAAGAAGACCACCTCCGTGGCAGGGCCTCCACAATGCTGACCGTTCACCCCACGCTTAGTGCAGAGCTCCCAGCATATACAATCGGCtgagccagcagctgcagagggaagGTCGCCACCAGAAAGCAGTGCTGACTTTCCCAGCCGTGGAGGAACAGGGCCATGCCCTGCAGGCTGCCCAGACTGTTCCCTCGAGTTTCCCCTAAAACAATCTTTCATTTTTCCAGTCTCAACTCAGAGAAGAAAGAGTGTGAGTTTTGTTTCTGGTCCCTGCTGAAGGCCTTGGCAGCAGGCACCACACAACGTGGCAGCCCCTCCAGATGACGCTTGGGTCTCTTTCCGCCTCGAGGGCACCAGAGCACAGGACTGCCATGGCCCCCAGTGCTGAGTTTCACCAGCAGTGCCAGGCTAAATTCAAACAGGAAAGGTGCCTACAGTATCTCGGCCTTGATCCTAGAACCTAAGATTCTATCAGCAGGTTCACCAGCTCAgcctaaaaataaagtctacacAAGGGCATGTTCTGAGCCATGGCAACAAAGCCCAAGAAGGGAGTGACTGAGTTGGGGCCGAGATGATGGCTGGGGCCGCCAAGAGGTCAGCCAGGGCCTCGAGGGACAGCAGGGGGGCCGCCTCTGGACTGCAGCGCCCAGAAGCACAGTCCTGGCAGGAGCCTGCAGCTGGGCAGCCACCACTCCACCCCCTCTCCAGCAGTGCCCTCCAGGGGAGACCCCACGAGCACCCTCTCAAGAGACCCCATAGttggggtttaaaaaaaaaaaaaaaaaaaaaggtgggggagtGTGAGAAACACCCTCCCTGAGCTCCGTGTGGAAAATGAACCTGGGAGGGGTCAGACTAGCTCAGCCCCAAGGCCCTGAGAGCCATGTCCCACCCCCACAGCCACCCCCGCAGCCACCCCCACCCGCCCTGTCTTCCTGGGAGCTGTGATCAGGCAGGAGAGCCTGTTGATTTAATGTCTGCTTTAGGGCTGTGTGCCAGAGGACCAGGCTGTGGGTGACGAGGGGCACACCTCGAGGGCTGGCATGGCAGGAGGGCAGCCAGCCTAACCCCCCTACCCCGACCCCTGCCCAAGGGCACCCACCGGCCAGCCCATATTCAGCTACCCCACTTGCCACTCAGGGAGGTGTAGCTGCTCCCGGTATCACTGGGGGTCGTATCCCAGCCCCACCCTTGGGAGCCATCCTATGTGGTCACAGGGGTGAGGGGACCCAGGTGCCAAGTAAACAGCAGCTGCAGTGAGGTGGGGGTCCTAGAACCACACCTGGGGAGAAGATGGCAGGTGTGCGGCCAGCCACAGCTTCCTGGCGCTTCCTGGCGAAGTCTGAGATCTTCCAGATGAAGACCCCATCGTAGGTGGATGCCTCCATCTCCAAGACCTTCTGCTCCAAGTCAGCCATCGCCAGGTCCTTGAGGCCAATGCTCCTCTCCAGCTGCTGCACCTGCCGGGTGCCAAGACCACCTTCCCTCTTACAGGAGGGGTGCGGGCACGAGCCCCTGCCTCCCACACCCACCGACCTCCAGCAGGACAGTGCTCTTGGGCACCCCTGGGCTCCATGTTTCTCATGTCCACTCCCTGCACACAAGAACCCAACCCCACCCTCGCCAAGAGGTGGTGGCTCCAAGTCCACACAGAAGCTCCCGGCCAGCAAGCGTGCTCAGAAGCCACACCAGGCCATGCACATCCCCATCCATGGCTGACTCTGCCCTCCCATCAGAGAGAAGAGGCTCCTGCCCACGGCCTGGCCTCTAGGACCTTCCAGGGTTTGGGTCCCTTAGATGACAGGACTCAGAAATGAAGGGGGCCAGAGCCTCCCCTAAACCACACTGGACTGGGGTTTGCAGATGGAGTTCTACACTGTCCGGGCTCTAAAGCTCCAGGACCTGCTAGAACCTGCTGGGGCACGGACACTATCCCCCTTTACAATGTCCTCCTCATGGCTGGCCACCCGGCAGGCACAAACCTTGCTACTCAGGGCTTCAATCTTGTCTTGGTCCAGCCGGTGCTGCCGGCTGCAGGCCTCGGCAGTCATGGCCACCCTCTCTACCTCCCGGTTCAGGACACAGACAATGTTCTCAAAAGTGGCCGTCTTCTTCTCCAGGCTCTCGCACCTCTGCAGGAGCTCTGACCCCGCGTGGCTCTGGTCTCCCGAGAGGGGCTTTGCCTCCAGCACCGAGCTCAGTAGCATGGCCAGGTGCTCCCGCAGCCACTGCGCCTCGTGCTCCTGCTGTTTCTCACCCTCTACCtgtggacacagggcagggaggcTGCTGGCTCCATCCACCATTCGGCTCCCACCCGGGGACGGCCACCAAGACGTGGGCCTCAGCTGAGCTGAGGAGACAGGCCAGGGTCAGAGATAGGGATGCCTGGGTGGCCTGGTCATGGCTGATCCTTCTTGTGTATGACAGACTGAAAGTCAGGTGTGTTTAAAGAACGTGAAGCTATAGAACTTAGttgcagccaggcacagtagctagcaactgtgattccagcacttcagaaggccgaagcgggaggatcatttgggcccaggagttggagactagctggggcaacatggcaaaaccccacgtctacaaaaaatttttaaaaattagctgggcatggtggtgtgtgccagtggttctagctactcaggaggctgaggtgggaggatcacttgagcccaggaggttgaggctgcagtgagccgagatcataccactgcatccCTGCCTGGctgacacagcaaaaccctgtttggaagaaaagaaaaaagggacgGGACAGGACGGGATGAAGGGATGAAGGGAAGATGGGACaaagggaagaaggggagggaaagagggagggggagggacagaaaggaagagaaaagaaaaataaaagcaacacaccatttttaaaaagctactcatgactgggcatggtggctcacgcctgtaatcccagcactttgggaggccaaggtgggaggatcacctgaggtcgggagttcgagactagcctgaccaacatggagaaaccctgtctctactaaaaatacaaaattagcagggcatggtggtgcacgcctgtaatcccagctacttgggaggctgaggcagaattgtttgaacccgggaggtggaggttgtggtgagctgagatcgcgccattgtactctagtctgggcaacaagagcgaaactccgtctcaaaaaaaaaaaaaaaaaaaaaaaatgccacccaCAAGTTCcagagaagcctgggcaacatggtgaaaccctgtctctactaaagctacaaaaattagctgggcatggtggcacatgtctgtaattccagatactcgggagactgaggcatgagaatagtttgaacccaggagggggaggctgtagtgagctgagatggtgccactgcacttccagcctggccaacagagcgagactctgttttgaaaataaataaataaataaatataaaaataggccaggtgcagtggctcacacctgtaatcccagtactttgggaggctgaagtgggcggatcacctgaggtcaggagtttgagactagcctggccaacatggcaaaaccctatctctactaaaaatacaaaaattagctgggcctggtggtgtgtgcttgtaatcccagcttcccggaaggctgaggcaggagagtacttgaacccaggaggtggaggctgcagtgagccgagatggtgccactgcactccagcctgggtgacagagcaagactctgtctcaaaaataaaatgaaataaaacaaaataaaataaaaaaataaaaagccacccACAGGGGAAGGTGAAAACACAGGGGTGGAAGCTAGGCCTCCTTAAACATACCTCATTTTATAGACTTGACtttgcaattaaattattttcaaatttccacaacaaaatttgaaaatgaggccaggcgcagtcatgcctgtaatcccagcactttaggaggctgaggcaggaggatcacttgaggtcagaagttcgagaccagcctgggcaacatggtgaaacctcatctctactaaaaatacaaaaattagccgggtgtggtggcacacagctgtgatcacagctacttgggCCTTTCatcacctactcgggaggctgaggcacaagaattgttgaacccgggaggcagaggttgcagtgagctgagatcatgccactgcactccagcctgggcgacaaagcaagactcaccctcaaaaataaataaaataaataaataaataaatatatatatatatatatatatatatatatatataaacaaaacactctaaaaaaattacagtaaaagaaacaaatggacCTACATGTGTACCCAGCTAGAGGCATGACCACCCAGAGAGCAGAAGGGCACTCAAGACACAAACAGCTGGACGAGAGCTCGCCCTGCACTTTCTCAGAGAGTGCTGCTGTTGGGACCAAGCTGAGTGCGGCGTGGAAAAAGCAGGCCCTGGCTGAGCCTGGGATGGGTGTGCCAGCACGGGGAGACCCTTTGTGCAAACGGGAAGTGAGCAT
This portion of the Pan troglodytes isolate AG18354 chromosome 11, NHGRI_mPanTro3-v2.0_pri, whole genome shotgun sequence genome encodes:
- the TRAF2 gene encoding TNF receptor-associated factor 2 isoform X9, whose protein sequence is MTLSCMFLSLGLKPCLMSVEEETELLLRVCPFRNSSSAEHRPASWSLGCVTSGESCHEGRCPLMLTECPACKGLVRLGEKERHLEHECPERSLSCRHCRAPCCGADVKAHHEVCPKFPLTCDGCGKKKIPREKFQDHVKTCGKCRVPCRFHAIGCLETVEGEKQQEHEAQWLREHLAMLLSSVLEAKPLSGDQSHAGSELLQRCESLEKKTATFENIVCVLNREVERVAMTAEACSRQHRLDQDKIEALSSKVQQLERSIGLKDLAMADLEQKVLEMEASTYDGVFIWKISDFARKRQEAVAGRTPAIFSPGVFVPGGGQPGRKSLAPPLLSVSSPGTPPASPAFYTSRYGYKMCLRIYLNGDGTGRGTHLSLFFVVMKGPNDALLRWPFNQKVTLMLLDQNNREHVIDAFRPDVTSSSFQRPVNDMNIASGCPLFCPVSKMEAKNSYVRDDAIFIKAIVDLTGL
- the TRAF2 gene encoding TNF receptor-associated factor 2 isoform X10 encodes the protein MAAASVTPPGSLELLQPGFSKTLLGTKLEAKYLCSACRNVLRRPFQAQCGHRYCSFCLASILSSGPQNCAACVHEGIYEEGISILESSSAFPDNAARREVESLPAVCPSDGCTWKGTLKEYESCHEGRCPLMLTECPACKGLVRLGEKERHLEHECPERSLSCRHCRAPCCGADVKAHHEVCPKFPLTCDGCGKKKIPREKFQDHVKTCGKCRVPCRFHAIGCLETVEGEKQQEHEAQWLREHLAMLLSSVLEAKPLSGDQSHAGSELLQRCESLEKKTATFENIVCVLNREVERVAMTAEACSRQHRLDQDKIEALSSKVQQLERSIGLKDLAMADLEQKVLEMEASTYDGVFIWKISDFARKRQEAVAGRTPAIFSPAAGSADCICWELCTKRGVNGQHCGGPATEVVFLGAALSLLHQQVRLQDVSAYLPERRWHRARNTPVPLLCGDEGPE
- the TRAF2 gene encoding TNF receptor-associated factor 2 isoform X11; translation: MAAASVTPPGSLELLQPGFSKTLLGTKLEAKYLCSACRNVLRRPFQAQCGHRYCSFCLASILSSGPQNCAACVHEGIYEEGISILESSSSCHEGRCPLMLTECPACKGLVRLGEKERHLEHECPERSLSCRHCRAPCCGADVKAHHEVCPKFPLTCDGCGKKKIPREKFQDHVKTCGKCRVPCRFHAIGCLETVEGEKQQEHEAQWLREHLAMLLSSVLEAKPLSGDQSHAGSELLQRCESLEKKTATFENIVCVLNREVERVAMTAEACSRQHRLDQDKIEALSSKVQQLERSIGLKDLAMADLEQKVLEMEASTYDGVFIWKISDFARKRQEAVAGRTPAIFSPAAGSADCICWELCTKRGVNGQHCGGPATEVVFLGAALSLLHQQVRLQDVSAYLPERRWHRARNTPVPLLCGDEGPE